In Candidatus Rokuibacteriota bacterium, a single window of DNA contains:
- a CDS encoding branched-chain amino acid ABC transporter permease has protein sequence MDTVLQALAQGIAIGGVYALVALALTIVYAVTRLLNFAHGDLMAVAMYLAVVFSERLSWGPYSAVSVIAPLMFLLGLALFYGIFARVLRAKILLVVQITLGLAFVIQNGLLIAFTANYRTVPTVLTGQRWFLGSVVLPAPLVVAFLVSVVLAVGLFLLLGRTDFGRAVRAVAQDADAAALCGLNVRRVQALVFSGALLVLGLVGPMLTPVFILEPSMGLHLTLVSFIVFILGGTSNFLGTLLAGIIIGLAEAFGSLYMQPPALAAVVPYVIFILVLLVRPRGVLGGA, from the coding sequence ATGGATACTGTTCTGCAGGCGCTGGCCCAAGGCATCGCGATAGGCGGGGTCTACGCGCTGGTGGCACTGGCGCTGACCATAGTCTACGCCGTCACGCGGTTGCTCAACTTCGCCCACGGCGATTTGATGGCCGTAGCGATGTATTTAGCCGTGGTCTTTTCCGAGAGGCTGTCCTGGGGCCCCTACAGCGCAGTTTCGGTGATCGCGCCACTCATGTTCCTGCTCGGCCTGGCGCTGTTCTACGGAATCTTCGCCCGGGTACTGAGGGCGAAGATCTTGCTGGTCGTGCAGATCACGCTGGGCTTGGCCTTTGTAATCCAGAACGGCCTGCTGATCGCCTTTACGGCCAACTATCGAACGGTGCCCACTGTGCTCACCGGGCAGCGCTGGTTCCTGGGGTCGGTCGTGCTGCCGGCCCCTCTGGTCGTGGCTTTCTTGGTCTCAGTGGTGCTGGCGGTGGGGCTGTTTCTGCTGCTGGGGCGCACCGACTTCGGCCGCGCGGTGCGCGCCGTGGCCCAGGATGCTGACGCTGCGGCCCTTTGCGGGCTCAACGTACGGCGCGTGCAGGCCCTGGTGTTTAGCGGCGCGCTCCTGGTGCTGGGTCTGGTCGGCCCCATGCTCACCCCCGTGTTCATCCTGGAGCCCAGTATGGGCCTGCATCTGACGCTGGTCTCCTTCATCGTGTTCATCTTGGGTGGCACCAGCAATTTCCTCGGCACGCTCCTCGCGGGAATCATCATCGGCCTGGCCGAGGCTTTCGGCTCACTTTACATGCAACCGCCGGCGCTAGCCGCAGTGGTGCCGTATGTCATCTTCATCTTGGTGCTCCTGGTGCGACCGCGGGGAGTGTTGGGGGGCGCATGA
- a CDS encoding TetR/AcrR family transcriptional regulator, whose translation MATPPDTASTSSGVKRQSAPRRRSADGGRSSRRSFNSRRHILDAAAHLFSSQGYSATTLRQVATKARIKAGSIYYHFDSKEQIMAEVLSIAVRITHDSVKQAVDALPPDASHQRRVEMAIRTHLLILHRHRRYTAANVRFHGQVPRRVDRLVQGARDAYSAYWNTLLRQAQEAGEIRSDFSLSVLRLFILGSLNRTVEWVNPRKGPIERLADQYVAVFLEGMGRLPRCGPERRGIKESV comes from the coding sequence GTGGCGACCCCACCGGACACAGCGAGTACCAGCAGCGGCGTCAAGAGGCAATCAGCCCCGCGTCGACGCAGTGCCGACGGCGGGCGCTCATCCCGACGGTCCTTTAACTCTCGCCGGCACATTCTCGACGCGGCGGCCCACCTGTTCTCGAGTCAGGGCTACAGCGCCACGACCCTGCGCCAAGTCGCGACCAAGGCCAGAATCAAAGCCGGCAGCATCTACTACCACTTCGACTCCAAAGAGCAGATCATGGCCGAGGTGCTAAGCATTGCGGTAAGGATCACTCACGACTCCGTGAAGCAGGCTGTGGATGCTCTGCCGCCTGATGCCAGCCATCAGCGACGCGTCGAGATGGCCATCCGCACCCATCTGCTCATCCTGCATCGCCACCGGCGCTATACCGCGGCCAACGTGCGCTTTCATGGCCAGGTTCCCAGGCGGGTCGATCGCCTCGTGCAAGGCGCGCGCGATGCTTATTCGGCCTATTGGAATACTCTACTTCGGCAAGCCCAGGAAGCCGGGGAGATCCGCTCGGACTTCAGCCTGTCCGTGCTGCGCCTGTTCATCCTGGGTTCGCTGAACCGCACGGTGGAATGGGTGAACCCGAGGAAAGGTCCGATCGAGCGTCTCGCGGATCAGTACGTCGCCGTCTTTCTCGAAGGCATGGGGCGCCTGCCACGCTGCGGTCCCGAACGCCGAGGAATTAAGGAGAGCGTCTAA
- a CDS encoding ABC transporter ATP-binding protein — MLEVRQVSAGYGRLTVLNGVSLRVDAGEIVALLGSNGAGKSTLLKVVTGLLPPRAGTVVFQDTELQRRPPHKIAEAGVVLVPEGRRLFPSMTVLENLLVGNSTQRSRPRRAQLLERVFDVFPVLAKRRSQLAGTLSGGEQQMAAVGRALMGDPRLLVLDEPSLGLAPALTELLFDTFGALNRDGLTLLLVEQSVALALDLCHRAYVLENGTIALSGSGVDLRENDRIRELYLGM; from the coding sequence ATGCTTGAGGTGCGCCAAGTCAGCGCCGGTTACGGCAGGCTAACTGTCCTCAACGGGGTCTCGCTGCGGGTCGACGCCGGCGAGATCGTGGCTCTGCTGGGCTCGAACGGCGCGGGCAAGTCCACCTTGCTCAAGGTAGTGACGGGCCTGTTGCCGCCTCGGGCAGGCACCGTGGTGTTCCAAGACACGGAGCTTCAGCGCAGACCGCCTCACAAGATAGCAGAGGCCGGCGTCGTCCTGGTGCCCGAGGGCCGGCGGCTGTTTCCGAGCATGACCGTACTCGAGAATCTGCTGGTGGGCAACAGCACCCAGCGCAGCCGCCCGCGGCGCGCCCAACTCCTGGAGCGGGTCTTCGACGTTTTCCCCGTGCTGGCCAAGCGGCGCAGTCAGCTGGCCGGTACCTTGTCTGGAGGCGAGCAGCAGATGGCGGCGGTGGGCCGGGCGCTGATGGGGGACCCTCGCCTGCTGGTGCTGGACGAGCCCTCCCTGGGGCTGGCCCCAGCCCTGACGGAGCTGCTCTTCGACACCTTCGGCGCTCTCAACCGGGATGGGCTGACCCTGCTGCTGGTCGAGCAGAGCGTGGCACTGGCGCTGGACCTCTGCCACCGCGCCTACGTCTTGGAAAATGGAACGATTGCGCTTAGCGGCAGCGGCGTGGACCTTCGCGAGAATGACCGCATCCGGGAACTCTATCTGGGTATGTGA
- a CDS encoding AAA family ATPase, with translation MKVREIRLPTFKQFTDTIITDIPVAARLVLLVGPNGCGKSSLIDAAHMWHRHHWARSGNWDETYHRKQMPGVAGNWQDSVTLTRHDPQPATDEHRRKAVYVRSAYRNDPEFQLDNLSRVTPAVQEFRINRPIDNDQAVSLNYRRLVSQGFEDVYERAQPELTIGEFRERSIGEIRDVMQRLSPGLMLKSLGNPLSAGTFRFDKGDSKAFLYKNLSGGEKAAFDLLLDLLIKRREFDDTVFFIDEPEAHMSPGLRSALFDELFRAVPDSRPRAPSDRPLPEGRAVV, from the coding sequence ATGAAGGTTCGCGAGATTCGACTGCCCACTTTCAAGCAATTCACTGATACCATAATCACTGATATTCCTGTCGCAGCACGCCTTGTGTTGCTGGTCGGACCGAACGGGTGTGGCAAGTCCTCCCTGATCGACGCTGCCCACATGTGGCATCGGCATCATTGGGCACGCAGCGGGAACTGGGACGAGACCTACCATCGCAAGCAAATGCCTGGCGTAGCCGGGAACTGGCAGGACTCGGTAACCCTGACCCGCCACGATCCGCAACCCGCCACCGACGAACACCGTCGGAAGGCTGTCTACGTGCGCTCGGCCTATCGAAACGATCCTGAATTTCAGCTCGACAACCTGTCTCGCGTCACACCCGCAGTGCAGGAGTTCCGGATAAATCGCCCCATCGACAACGACCAAGCTGTGAGCCTCAATTACAGGCGACTGGTGTCGCAGGGATTTGAGGATGTCTACGAGCGTGCCCAGCCCGAGCTCACCATCGGAGAATTCAGGGAGCGGTCGATTGGAGAGATTCGAGACGTGATGCAGCGACTTTCCCCTGGCCTCATGCTCAAAAGTCTCGGTAATCCTCTTTCGGCTGGGACATTCCGGTTCGACAAAGGCGACAGCAAAGCATTTCTCTACAAGAATCTTTCAGGAGGTGAGAAGGCCGCGTTCGACTTGCTGCTCGATCTGTTGATCAAACGGCGCGAGTTCGATGATACGGTGTTCTTCATCGACGAGCCTGAGGCGCACATGTCGCCAGGACTGCGGAGCGCTCTCTTCGACGAGTTGTTTCGCGCGGTCCCCGATTCCCGACCGCGCGCGCCGTCTGATCGACCGCTTCCTGAAGGAAGAGCTGTAGTGTGA
- a CDS encoding ABC transporter permease, with amino-acid sequence MLPKRGPWFLLLPLALLALWHLAVQQRWVIEGIIPGPTQVAESWYRWIFGSPTRSLSPYSGTWVANVLYSSRRVLQGFLFAAAVGIPLGIFVGWNRLVARLVDPTIQMLRPVPITAWLPFSIAVFGIYDAGALFLIGLGAFYPIVINTTHGVRDTNLLLLRAARMLGAREGTVLFKVVLPSALPSIFTGLRLGVGIAWTAVIVAEMIAVKSGLGYVLWDAYYVGRMDICVATMFSVGLLGFLSDQAILLASRLLLRWRTLEAHA; translated from the coding sequence GTGCTGCCGAAGCGCGGCCCCTGGTTCCTGCTGCTACCGCTGGCCCTGCTCGCGCTCTGGCACCTCGCCGTGCAGCAGCGCTGGGTGATCGAGGGGATCATCCCGGGGCCGACCCAGGTGGCCGAGTCGTGGTACCGCTGGATCTTCGGCTCGCCCACGCGATCGCTCTCGCCCTACTCGGGGACGTGGGTCGCCAATGTCCTGTACTCGTCCCGCCGGGTGCTCCAGGGATTCCTCTTCGCCGCGGCCGTGGGCATCCCCCTCGGCATCTTCGTCGGCTGGAATCGCCTGGTCGCCAGGCTCGTGGACCCCACCATCCAGATGCTCCGACCGGTGCCGATCACGGCGTGGCTGCCCTTCTCCATCGCCGTCTTCGGGATCTACGACGCCGGCGCCCTGTTCCTCATCGGGCTGGGCGCCTTCTACCCCATCGTGATCAACACCACGCACGGGGTGCGCGACACCAACCTGCTCCTGCTCCGCGCCGCGCGCATGCTCGGCGCCCGTGAGGGCACCGTGCTCTTCAAGGTGGTGCTGCCCTCTGCCTTGCCATCCATCTTCACGGGCCTCCGGCTCGGTGTCGGCATCGCCTGGACGGCCGTGATCGTGGCCGAGATGATCGCCGTCAAATCGGGGCTGGGCTACGTCCTGTGGGACGCCTATTACGTCGGGCGCATGGACATCTGCGTCGCCACCATGTTCTCGGTGGGGCTGCTGGGCTTCCTTTCGGACCAGGCGATCCTTCTCGCCTCGCGGCTCTTGCTGCGCTGGCGCACGCTCGAGGCTCATGCCTGA
- a CDS encoding ABC transporter ATP-binding protein → MPDAAVELRGVSKVFVARDRRVVALQDIDLSIAHNEFAAILGPSGCGKSTLLNMVAGFDRPSGGQVRVNGAPVEAPDPSRGVVFQEAALFPWYTVWDNVSFGPRTMGVPAAQYRPKVEAYLDQVGLRGFERHYPAELSGGMKQRVGIARVLVMEPEVLLMDEPFGSLDAQTRLVMQELLLSVWERHHQTVLFITHDIEEALLIADSVSVMTARPGRIKKRMVVNLPRPRSVDVTTSPVFNELKREVLALIREESLRAASEGLA, encoded by the coding sequence ATGCCTGACGCGGCCGTCGAGCTCCGCGGGGTCTCGAAGGTGTTCGTCGCCCGCGACCGCCGTGTGGTGGCGCTCCAGGACATCGACCTCAGCATCGCCCACAACGAGTTTGCCGCCATCCTCGGTCCCTCCGGCTGCGGCAAGTCCACCCTCCTCAACATGGTGGCCGGCTTCGATCGCCCGTCCGGCGGACAGGTCCGCGTCAACGGCGCGCCCGTGGAGGCCCCGGACCCCAGCCGGGGCGTGGTCTTTCAGGAGGCGGCGCTCTTTCCCTGGTACACGGTGTGGGACAACGTGAGCTTCGGTCCCCGGACCATGGGCGTCCCGGCGGCCCAGTACCGTCCCAAGGTCGAGGCCTATCTGGACCAGGTCGGGCTACGCGGATTCGAGCGTCACTATCCGGCCGAGCTCTCGGGCGGGATGAAGCAGCGGGTGGGGATCGCGCGGGTGCTGGTCATGGAGCCCGAGGTGCTGCTGATGGACGAGCCCTTCGGGAGTCTGGACGCGCAGACCCGGCTGGTGATGCAGGAGCTGCTGCTCTCGGTGTGGGAGCGGCACCACCAGACCGTGCTCTTCATCACCCACGACATCGAAGAGGCGCTGCTCATCGCTGACAGCGTCTCCGTCATGACAGCGCGGCCCGGCCGCATCAAGAAGCGCATGGTGGTGAACCTGCCGCGGCCGCGCTCCGTGGACGTCACAACCTCTCCGGTGTTCAACGAGTTGAAGCGCGAGGTGCTCGCGCTGATCCGCGAGGAGAGCCTGCGGGCGGCCAGCGAGGGCTTGGCCTGA
- a CDS encoding ABC transporter ATP-binding protein — protein sequence MSEPEHLLMVEGISCHFGGLAALSDVSVRAAQGRITGVIGPNGAGKTTLFNVVSGALRPTKGRVLFKGQRIDGRKPHQIARLGLARTFQIPQAFPTLTVGQTLRLALRHSTTGNKRYGDESDIAELVGLTDKLDALPSEITAADLHALEVAKVLAVAAELILLDEVFAGLTPTEIDRMVALIRQVRARGTTVLMIEHRMRAVMALCEEVYVLVFGRLIASGTPAEVTRHPEVVQAYLGSKARRDA from the coding sequence ATGAGTGAACCGGAACACCTGCTCATGGTCGAAGGCATATCCTGCCACTTCGGGGGATTGGCCGCCCTCAGCGATGTCTCAGTGCGAGCGGCGCAAGGCCGAATTACCGGTGTGATCGGCCCCAACGGGGCGGGGAAGACCACCCTCTTCAATGTGGTCAGCGGGGCGCTTCGTCCCACCAAAGGGCGCGTTCTGTTCAAGGGGCAACGCATCGACGGAAGGAAACCCCACCAGATCGCGCGGCTCGGACTGGCGCGCACCTTCCAGATTCCGCAGGCCTTCCCTACCCTCACGGTAGGCCAGACCCTGCGCCTAGCGTTGCGGCATTCCACCACGGGAAACAAGCGGTACGGCGACGAGTCCGACATCGCCGAACTGGTGGGGCTGACCGACAAGCTGGACGCGCTGCCCAGTGAGATCACGGCGGCAGATCTGCACGCTCTCGAGGTTGCCAAGGTGCTGGCCGTGGCCGCGGAGTTGATCCTGTTGGACGAGGTCTTCGCCGGGCTCACCCCCACCGAGATCGACCGCATGGTGGCGCTGATCCGACAGGTGCGCGCCCGGGGCACAACCGTTCTCATGATCGAGCACCGGATGCGCGCCGTCATGGCACTGTGCGAGGAGGTATACGTGCTGGTCTTCGGCCGTTTGATCGCATCGGGCACCCCAGCGGAGGTGACACGTCATCCGGAGGTAGTGCAAGCCTACCTGGGCAGCAAGGCGCGGCGCGATGCTTGA
- a CDS encoding branched-chain amino acid ABC transporter permease has protein sequence MLDRYGLDVGIFALWYAYLCITWNIVGGFAGEFTFAHPVYVAMGGYTSAVLLAHWHISPWLGVLAGAALAALLAAALSWINFRQRLPHLTYALITLAITFIVVVTLRSLDVLGASEGLFIRRGHDPLNFMFRDKASYYYIILTAVCLVLAFTVWLQQSRLGLHFVAVRDNPEAAAMLGVDPLTVMVASSTVSAGLAAFGGTFYAQYLFVIDPSVASAELAVEIILFTAIGGLGTVWGPFWGPVAFVVLSRYLSQEFATVTGVGQFLYGVVIVVVLLVLRDGFVSWLGRRWRRGGSAMSSHRGSVGKSGLK, from the coding sequence ATGCTCGATCGCTACGGGCTCGATGTGGGCATCTTCGCTCTCTGGTACGCCTACCTGTGCATCACGTGGAACATTGTGGGAGGCTTTGCCGGCGAGTTCACCTTCGCGCATCCGGTCTATGTGGCAATGGGGGGCTACACGTCGGCCGTCCTGCTGGCACACTGGCACATCTCACCGTGGCTCGGCGTGCTCGCAGGGGCGGCACTGGCAGCCCTGCTGGCTGCCGCGCTGAGCTGGATCAATTTCCGCCAGCGCCTGCCGCACCTCACCTACGCCCTAATCACGCTGGCTATCACCTTCATCGTAGTGGTGACGCTGCGGTCGCTCGATGTGCTGGGGGCCAGCGAGGGGCTCTTCATCCGGCGCGGCCATGACCCGCTCAACTTCATGTTCCGGGACAAGGCTAGTTACTACTACATCATCCTCACCGCGGTGTGCCTGGTGCTGGCCTTCACCGTCTGGCTGCAGCAGAGCCGCTTGGGCTTGCACTTCGTCGCAGTGCGGGACAACCCGGAGGCCGCTGCCATGCTCGGGGTGGACCCGCTAACGGTGATGGTGGCAAGTAGCACTGTGAGCGCCGGACTGGCGGCCTTCGGTGGGACGTTTTACGCTCAATATCTGTTCGTGATCGATCCCAGCGTGGCCAGCGCCGAGTTGGCCGTGGAAATCATCCTGTTCACGGCTATCGGCGGTCTGGGCACCGTGTGGGGGCCGTTTTGGGGGCCGGTGGCTTTTGTGGTGCTGAGCCGCTACCTGAGTCAGGAGTTCGCGACAGTGACCGGCGTTGGGCAGTTCCTTTATGGAGTGGTGATCGTAGTGGTCTTGCTGGTACTGCGCGACGGATTCGTCTCCTGGTTGGGCCGACGCTGGCGAAGAGGCGGTTCGGCCATGTCGTCGCACAGGGGCTCTGTTGGCAAGTCAGGGCTCAAATGA
- a CDS encoding ABC transporter substrate-binding protein: protein MIVRLRIAVLTLALVGALIGTLTAASSVAAQDALRAPLPTPVKAKLGMLNVPALSPLWLLPEYAAKYNIQMEPVMFQRFADARTALASGDLDITAFGPQDISLGLGQGIKSMVGVAGVGYGNDCLVVRKGDDIKDWKSLEGKTIGVGAGSISWLKFAASVQENGLDYGKLKIINIMGGGTNYLKALQGKEIDLAVVWHPFCAQGIVDGYAQYPTIDHNRSKTVGGLISVLAVNRGFLEKNRDAVQRLVVAYLDVLKFAQANPQRWAKIYAEKAGLPELVAAESIRYTKLDATLPLESIKRLSKFLFDNGVIARDVSVDLTPSYNYDFLSRATGKTPAELGLNQ, encoded by the coding sequence ATGATCGTACGCCTCCGGATCGCGGTCCTGACATTGGCCCTCGTTGGGGCCCTGATCGGCACCCTGACCGCGGCCTCATCCGTGGCGGCCCAGGACGCCCTCCGTGCGCCGCTGCCGACCCCGGTCAAGGCCAAGCTGGGCATGCTGAACGTGCCCGCGCTGTCGCCGCTCTGGCTCCTGCCCGAGTACGCGGCCAAGTACAACATCCAGATGGAACCGGTCATGTTCCAGCGCTTCGCGGACGCGCGCACGGCGCTGGCCTCCGGCGACCTGGACATCACAGCCTTCGGCCCGCAGGACATCTCGCTCGGCCTGGGCCAGGGGATCAAGAGCATGGTGGGCGTGGCCGGCGTGGGCTATGGCAATGACTGCCTGGTCGTGCGCAAGGGCGATGACATCAAGGACTGGAAGAGCCTCGAGGGCAAGACCATCGGGGTGGGCGCCGGCTCCATCTCCTGGCTCAAGTTCGCGGCGTCCGTCCAGGAGAACGGGCTCGACTACGGCAAGCTGAAGATCATCAACATCATGGGCGGCGGCACCAACTACCTCAAGGCGCTCCAGGGCAAGGAGATCGACCTCGCGGTGGTGTGGCACCCCTTCTGCGCCCAGGGCATCGTGGACGGCTACGCCCAGTATCCGACCATCGATCACAACCGGTCCAAGACGGTGGGCGGGCTGATCTCGGTTCTGGCTGTGAACCGTGGCTTCCTGGAGAAGAACCGGGACGCGGTGCAGCGGCTGGTGGTGGCCTACCTGGACGTGCTCAAGTTCGCCCAGGCCAACCCCCAGCGCTGGGCCAAGATCTACGCCGAGAAGGCCGGCCTGCCCGAACTGGTGGCCGCCGAGAGCATCAGGTACACCAAGCTGGACGCCACGCTGCCACTGGAGTCCATCAAGCGCCTGTCCAAGTTTCTCTTCGACAACGGCGTCATCGCCCGCGACGTCTCGGTTGACCTCACCCCGTCTTACAACTACGACTTTCTGAGTCGGGCAACCGGCAAGACTCCGGCTGAGCTCGGGTTGAATCAGTAG
- a CDS encoding integron integrase, with product MRTGVNVSYGLRAVLQWLDGVPRLMACLLYGAGLRVLECCRLRVQDIDFATNQIVGRGGKGDKDRVTMLPATTKTNLARHLEAVHAQHHRDVSAGAGWVELPTALSTKYPNAGREWVWQRVFPATRVYRDRLTGQRRRHHLHESGLQRAVKAAVRSAGLPKRASPHTLRHSFATHLLEDGHDVQTVQELLGHRDVTTTMIYTHVLNRGPAAVRSPADRMFGP from the coding sequence ATGCGAACTGGCGTGAATGTTTCCTATGGACTACGCGCCGTGCTCCAGTGGCTCGACGGCGTGCCGCGCCTCATGGCCTGCCTGCTCTACGGCGCCGGGCTCCGGGTGCTCGAGTGCTGCCGGCTCCGAGTCCAGGACATCGACTTCGCCACCAACCAGATCGTCGGCCGCGGCGGCAAGGGCGACAAGGATCGGGTCACGATGCTCCCCGCCACCACCAAGACCAACCTCGCGCGGCACCTCGAGGCCGTCCACGCTCAGCATCACCGTGACGTGAGCGCCGGGGCCGGCTGGGTGGAGCTGCCAACCGCCCTATCGACGAAGTACCCGAACGCGGGGCGGGAGTGGGTCTGGCAACGGGTCTTCCCCGCCACGCGGGTCTACCGTGACCGGCTGACCGGGCAGCGGCGCCGCCATCACCTGCACGAGTCGGGGCTGCAGCGCGCCGTGAAGGCCGCGGTCCGGAGCGCGGGGCTCCCGAAGCGCGCGAGCCCTCACACCCTGCGCCACTCGTTCGCGACGCACCTGCTGGAGGACGGCCACGACGTCCAGACCGTCCAGGAATTGCTTGGGCACCGGGACGTGACCACCACCATGATCTACACCCACGTCCTGAATCGTGGGCCGGCCGCGGTCAGGAGCCCAGCGGACCGGATGTTCGGCCCATGA
- a CDS encoding ABC transporter substrate-binding protein, translating into MKGRSDCQCHGAEELTRRGVLKAASASAVALAGSALLSRKGWTQQRKADVVRLGFVFPFSGRLASYGESAGPGVELAVRQINEAGGIRALGGAKLEVITADDRGDPKVASSEIERLVTREKISGLIGVFSSTQAVSLGMLADQYEIPFTSPSWTTPKAFSLGSRYSRTLNLTGESFGAGGAAILRKLISSHGLKAQRVALIYDNSEYGRGVITVLKAELRPPAFDIVVDLPVTPPVTDYSPQMLRIRDAKPDVLMAAQYFQDTVLTLRAMDALGYHPVFVGCASGFSDARLPDALGPDVARRVLSRPVFGPIAIGANIPYPPLQAFYRKAVQAGIKFGTGGLDVNWFMLGAQTVFVYKVALEQAGSTEGKAINKAILNMSLPRGSEWLIAPFYDPALKWEETGKPLNQITPYIQWQKGKMVLIHPEDLAEAKPSLI; encoded by the coding sequence ATGAAAGGGCGCAGCGATTGTCAGTGTCACGGGGCTGAAGAACTCACGCGCCGCGGGGTGCTCAAGGCCGCCTCGGCCTCAGCGGTCGCTCTGGCCGGGTCGGCACTCCTAAGCCGAAAGGGCTGGACTCAGCAGCGCAAGGCGGACGTAGTGCGCCTGGGGTTTGTCTTCCCCTTCAGTGGCCGCCTGGCCAGCTACGGTGAGTCGGCCGGGCCCGGCGTGGAACTGGCTGTCCGCCAGATCAACGAGGCCGGTGGGATCCGCGCGCTGGGCGGCGCCAAGCTCGAAGTGATCACCGCCGACGACCGTGGTGACCCGAAGGTGGCCAGTTCCGAGATCGAGCGCCTCGTGACCCGTGAGAAGATTTCCGGTCTGATTGGGGTCTTCTCCAGCACCCAGGCGGTTTCCCTCGGCATGCTGGCCGACCAGTACGAGATTCCGTTCACCTCGCCTTCCTGGACTACGCCCAAGGCCTTCAGCCTGGGCAGCCGCTACTCGCGCACGCTGAACCTGACTGGCGAGTCTTTCGGCGCTGGAGGGGCAGCCATTCTCAGAAAGCTGATAAGCTCGCACGGGCTGAAGGCTCAACGCGTAGCTCTCATTTATGACAACAGCGAGTACGGCCGCGGTGTGATCACCGTGCTGAAAGCGGAACTTCGGCCGCCGGCATTCGACATCGTGGTGGACCTCCCGGTAACGCCACCGGTGACCGACTACAGCCCGCAGATGCTGCGAATTCGGGACGCGAAACCGGACGTGCTCATGGCCGCTCAGTATTTCCAGGACACGGTGCTGACCCTCCGGGCGATGGACGCGCTGGGCTATCACCCGGTGTTCGTCGGCTGCGCGTCCGGGTTTTCCGATGCGCGTCTGCCCGATGCGCTGGGGCCCGACGTCGCCCGGCGCGTGCTGTCTCGGCCCGTCTTCGGCCCCATCGCCATCGGCGCCAACATCCCGTATCCCCCCCTTCAGGCCTTCTACCGCAAGGCCGTGCAGGCGGGGATCAAGTTCGGGACGGGCGGGCTGGATGTGAACTGGTTCATGCTCGGAGCCCAGACGGTCTTCGTCTACAAGGTGGCGTTGGAGCAGGCGGGGAGCACGGAAGGCAAAGCTATCAACAAGGCCATCCTGAACATGAGCCTTCCGCGCGGCTCGGAATGGCTCATCGCGCCTTTCTACGATCCGGCCCTGAAGTGGGAGGAAACTGGCAAACCACTGAACCAGATCACGCCTTACATCCAGTGGCAGAAGGGAAAGATGGTGCTGATCCATCCGGAGGATCTGGCCGAGGCAAAACCGAGCCTCATCTAA
- a CDS encoding BrnT family toxin, which yields MRFEWGPSKAAENLAKHGVSFEEAATVFRDVLSATGADPDHSSDEERFVTFGISTDGHLLAIAHIDRDDTIRIISARPATPSERKIYEEG from the coding sequence TTGCGCTTCGAATGGGGTCCAAGCAAGGCGGCGGAGAACCTTGCCAAACATGGCGTTTCGTTCGAAGAAGCGGCAACGGTGTTCCGCGACGTCCTGTCGGCAACTGGCGCAGACCCTGACCATTCATCCGACGAAGAGCGGTTCGTCACCTTCGGTATCTCGACCGACGGCCACCTTTTGGCCATCGCTCACATCGACCGTGACGATACAATCAGGATCATCAGTGCACGACCAGCGACACCAAGTGAAAGGAAGATCTATGAAGAAGGCTAG